In a genomic window of Candidatus Thiothrix sulfatifontis:
- a CDS encoding histone deacetylase family protein, whose protein sequence is MTVAVITHSHCHLHDNGSPHHPECAERLDAINNRMIMSGVDWISRHYDSHCAEREHLLRVHDAEYVERVFATAPAKGHTMLDGDTGMNPHSLDAALHAAGAAVMAVDLVMAGSHKHTFCAIRPPGHHAGRNRAAGFCIFNNVAVGAAHAIDVYGIERVAIIDFDVHHGDGTEEIFSGNDNVMFCSSFQHPFYPFSGADSDADNVYNLPLPAGTGGAAWREAVETYWLPALRAFKPELVMISAGFDSHLEDDMGGFNLVERDYVWITNELCQIAKEFAAGRVVSCLEGGYELSPLGRAVTAHIKELAEFH, encoded by the coding sequence ATGACTGTCGCTGTAATTACCCATTCGCACTGCCATTTGCACGATAATGGCTCGCCTCACCATCCCGAATGTGCGGAACGTTTGGATGCCATTAACAACCGCATGATTATGTCGGGTGTCGACTGGATTTCACGCCATTACGACTCGCATTGTGCGGAGCGCGAACACTTGTTGCGGGTGCATGACGCGGAATACGTGGAGCGCGTGTTTGCTACCGCGCCCGCCAAAGGTCACACCATGCTCGACGGCGATACCGGCATGAATCCGCATTCGCTGGACGCGGCGTTGCACGCGGCGGGTGCTGCGGTCATGGCGGTCGATTTGGTGATGGCAGGTTCACACAAACACACGTTTTGCGCGATTCGCCCACCGGGTCATCACGCGGGGCGTAATCGGGCGGCAGGCTTTTGCATTTTCAACAATGTGGCGGTGGGCGCGGCTCACGCGATTGATGTGTATGGGATTGAACGGGTCGCGATCATTGATTTCGATGTGCACCACGGTGACGGTACCGAAGAGATTTTTAGCGGCAATGACAACGTAATGTTTTGCTCATCCTTCCAACACCCGTTTTACCCGTTTAGCGGCGCGGATAGCGATGCCGACAATGTTTATAATTTGCCGCTGCCCGCTGGAACGGGTGGTGCAGCTTGGCGTGAAGCCGTGGAAACTTATTGGTTGCCCGCTTTGCGTGCGTTTAAACCGGAATTGGTGATGATTTCTGCGGGGTTTGATTCGCATTTGGAAGACGATATGGGCGGCTTTAACTTGGTGGAACGTGATTATGTGTGGATCACCAACGAACTGTGCCAAATTGCCAAGGAATTTGCCGCAGGTCGCGTGGTGTCGTGTTTGGAAGGCGGCTATGAATTGTCACCGCTGGGGCGAGCAGTAACAGCGCACATTAAAGAGCTGGCAGAATTTCATTAA
- a CDS encoding bifunctional acetate--CoA ligase family protein/GNAT family N-acetyltransferase: protein MSHHYLNQLFAPQSVAVFGASEREKAVGTVVFQNLLSAGFKGALYPINPKHIEVQGLAAYPNLLALNKPVDLAVVATPAATVPGIIRQCGEHGVKGVVVLSAGFAEAGNRGQRLQKDITEIARQYAMHIIGPNCLGIMRPSVGLNATFSRNQAQPGNLALVSQSGAMCTAILDWAATQGIGFSTVITLGDTADVDFGDTLDYLALDPKTDSILLYVEGIHDARGFMSGLRTASRMKPVIVLKAGRYEEGSRAVMSHTGAIVGRDDAFDAALERAGVVRANTIAQLFSAAQILSSGIRVQQDRLLIITNGGGPGVMATDRAVEMGLRLAELAPNTLAELNKVLPFTWSHGNPVDILGDADPERYAVALKICMQDENIDGILVMLTPQAMTDPAGVAATVIGTCDANKKAKHCKPILTCWMGEQQVAVGRKLLAEAGVPHFRTPEAAVEAFAYLTQYRSNQKLLMQVPPSVQEQKTEPDVDGARLIIESVLAEGRRALSTTESRAILSAFRIPALPTILVRSPAEALVAAESLGYPVVLKISSPDIHHKSDVDGVRLNVASAHAVRSVYQELLETTRRNLPEARIDGVTVESMYHSNSSRELMIGVVRDPVFGPVISFGMGGTSVEIHRDRAVALPPLNDYMIKKTVCRTRVARLLGKFRNMPPIHFDSLWKVMQRVSEMVCELPEIVEMDINPLMADANGVMAVDARFIINYPPTTARRYDHMAIHPYPNDLVKRQQLPDGTDIVIRPIRPEDAEMEQEFVRNLSKESRYMRFMQALRELTPDMLVRLTQIDYDREMAFLALTRQDGQEVEMGVARYAINPDKMSCEFALVIADGWQNRGLGGLMMQTLIEAARAKGLRTIEGEVLPHNHGMLKLMQRLGFTRHQDGMDDGVVMVSKRLGDSCC, encoded by the coding sequence ATGAGCCACCATTACTTAAATCAACTATTTGCCCCGCAAAGCGTCGCGGTATTCGGTGCGAGTGAGCGAGAAAAGGCCGTGGGAACCGTGGTGTTTCAGAATTTATTGTCCGCTGGCTTTAAAGGGGCGCTTTACCCGATTAACCCCAAACACATTGAGGTTCAAGGGCTGGCGGCTTACCCGAATCTGTTGGCATTAAACAAGCCCGTGGATTTGGCGGTGGTAGCAACACCGGCGGCGACTGTCCCCGGCATCATTCGGCAATGCGGCGAGCACGGCGTGAAAGGCGTAGTGGTATTATCTGCTGGGTTTGCTGAAGCGGGCAATCGCGGGCAACGCCTGCAAAAAGACATTACTGAGATTGCGCGGCAGTACGCGATGCACATTATTGGCCCCAATTGCTTGGGAATCATGCGTCCTTCGGTCGGTTTGAATGCCACCTTTAGCCGCAATCAGGCGCAACCGGGCAATTTGGCGCTGGTGTCGCAATCCGGTGCGATGTGTACCGCGATTTTGGATTGGGCAGCCACGCAAGGTATTGGCTTTTCGACCGTGATTACCTTGGGCGATACGGCGGATGTGGATTTCGGCGACACGCTCGATTATCTGGCGCTTGATCCCAAAACTGACAGCATTTTGCTGTACGTGGAAGGGATTCACGATGCACGCGGTTTCATGAGCGGTTTGCGCACCGCTTCGCGCATGAAGCCGGTGATTGTGTTGAAAGCCGGGCGCTACGAAGAAGGTTCGCGCGCCGTGATGTCGCACACCGGCGCGATTGTGGGGCGGGATGACGCGTTCGATGCCGCGTTGGAACGTGCCGGTGTGGTACGCGCTAATACCATTGCGCAACTGTTTTCGGCGGCACAAATCCTTTCTTCCGGCATTCGCGTGCAGCAAGACCGCTTGCTGATTATTACCAATGGCGGCGGTCCCGGCGTGATGGCGACGGATCGGGCGGTGGAAATGGGCTTGCGCCTAGCAGAACTTGCGCCGAATACGTTGGCTGAATTGAACAAAGTATTGCCATTCACGTGGTCGCACGGCAATCCGGTGGATATTCTCGGTGATGCTGACCCGGAACGTTACGCGGTAGCGCTGAAAATCTGTATGCAGGATGAGAACATCGACGGCATTCTGGTGATGTTGACCCCGCAGGCGATGACCGACCCCGCTGGTGTGGCTGCTACGGTGATCGGTACGTGCGATGCCAATAAAAAAGCCAAGCATTGCAAACCGATTCTGACCTGCTGGATGGGTGAGCAACAGGTCGCTGTTGGGCGCAAGCTGTTGGCAGAAGCCGGTGTGCCGCATTTCCGCACCCCCGAAGCAGCGGTCGAAGCGTTTGCTTACCTCACCCAATACCGCAGCAATCAGAAATTGCTGATGCAAGTCCCGCCGTCGGTGCAGGAGCAAAAAACCGAGCCGGATGTGGACGGGGCGCGTTTGATTATTGAAAGCGTGTTGGCAGAAGGGCGGCGGGCGCTGTCCACCACCGAATCGCGTGCGATTTTGTCAGCATTCCGTATTCCCGCATTGCCGACCATTTTGGTGCGCAGTCCGGCGGAAGCGTTGGTGGCGGCGGAATCGTTGGGGTATCCGGTGGTGCTGAAAATCAGTTCCCCCGATATTCACCACAAGTCGGACGTGGATGGGGTGCGCCTCAACGTTGCCAGCGCCCACGCGGTACGCAGCGTTTACCAAGAATTGCTGGAAACCACGCGCCGTAATTTGCCGGAAGCGCGGATTGATGGCGTGACCGTGGAAAGCATGTACCACAGCAATTCCTCGCGTGAACTGATGATCGGCGTGGTGCGTGACCCGGTATTCGGCCCGGTGATCAGTTTCGGCATGGGCGGTACCTCGGTGGAAATTCACCGTGACCGTGCGGTGGCATTGCCGCCGTTGAACGATTACATGATCAAGAAAACCGTGTGCCGTACCCGCGTGGCGCGTTTGCTGGGTAAATTCCGCAATATGCCGCCGATCCATTTCGATTCCTTGTGGAAAGTGATGCAGCGCGTCTCCGAAATGGTGTGTGAATTGCCCGAAATAGTGGAAATGGACATCAATCCACTGATGGCGGATGCTAACGGGGTAATGGCGGTGGATGCGCGTTTCATTATCAACTACCCGCCGACCACGGCGCGGCGTTATGATCACATGGCGATTCACCCTTACCCGAATGATTTGGTGAAGCGCCAGCAATTGCCGGATGGCACGGACATTGTGATTCGCCCGATTCGCCCCGAAGACGCGGAAATGGAGCAGGAATTCGTGCGTAACCTGTCGAAAGAATCGCGGTACATGCGTTTCATGCAGGCATTGCGCGAACTCACGCCCGACATGCTGGTGCGTCTTACGCAAATTGATTATGACCGTGAAATGGCGTTTCTGGCACTGACCCGCCAAGACGGGCAGGAAGTGGAAATGGGGGTGGCGCGGTATGCGATTAACCCCGATAAAATGAGTTGCGAATTTGCGCTGGTGATTGCCGATGGCTGGCAGAATCGGGGCTTGGGTGGCTTAATGATGCAAACCTTGATTGAGGCAGCGCGGGCAAAAGGCTTGCGTACCATTGAGGGCGAGGTGTTGCCGCATAACCACGGGATGCTGAAATTGATGCAGCGCTTGGGGTTCACCCGTCATCAGGATGGGATGGACGATGGTGTTGTCATGGTGAGTAAACGGTTAGGAGATTCCTGTTGCTAA
- a CDS encoding hydroxymethylpyrimidine/phosphomethylpyrimidine kinase, with the protein MLTEHSVASAVPVVMTLAGHDPTGGAGIQADSEAIASQGCHAVSVITCLTVQDTRNVQRIEPLADYLIEQQAEALLADMPIAAFKIGLLGSVEVVQAVHRILLQAPDVPVILDPVLAAGGGKDFANAQLLGAIREYLLPLTTLLTPNVPEATQLAVRGETLDEQAFSLLDQGCEYVLLTGTHAATERVENALYGDGKRLRTWLWERLPETYHGSGCTLASACAANLAKGMEMSKAVAAAQAYTWGSLQAGRKLGRGQWIPDRFYWRQT; encoded by the coding sequence TTGCTAACAGAGCATAGCGTTGCATCGGCAGTGCCGGTGGTAATGACCTTGGCGGGGCATGACCCCACGGGTGGGGCAGGTATTCAGGCGGATAGCGAGGCGATTGCCAGTCAAGGCTGTCATGCGGTGAGTGTTATTACCTGTTTGACGGTGCAAGATACCCGCAATGTGCAACGCATTGAGCCGCTGGCGGATTATTTGATCGAGCAGCAAGCGGAAGCGTTGTTGGCGGATATGCCGATTGCGGCGTTCAAAATCGGTTTGCTGGGCAGTGTGGAGGTGGTGCAAGCGGTGCATCGTATTCTGTTGCAAGCGCCGGATGTGCCGGTGATTCTTGACCCGGTGTTGGCGGCAGGGGGCGGCAAGGACTTTGCCAATGCGCAATTATTGGGGGCAATTCGTGAGTATTTGTTGCCCCTTACCACGTTACTGACGCCGAATGTGCCGGAAGCTACGCAACTGGCGGTACGTGGTGAGACGCTGGATGAACAAGCCTTTTCCTTGCTGGATCAGGGCTGTGAATACGTGTTGCTGACCGGGACTCATGCCGCAACCGAGCGCGTGGAAAATGCGCTGTATGGCGATGGTAAGCGCTTGCGCACCTGGTTGTGGGAACGGCTGCCGGAAACTTACCACGGTTCGGGGTGTACGCTGGCGTCAGCGTGTGCGGCGAATCTGGCGAAGGGGATGGAGATGAGCAAAGCAGTGGCAGCGGCGCAGGCGTATACGTGGGGCAGTTTGCAGGCGGGGCGGAAGCTGGGGCGGGGGCAGTGGATACCGGATCGGTTTTATTGGCGGCAGACATGA
- a CDS encoding type II toxin-antitoxin system ParD family antitoxin yields MSQNTPISPIDHFEGQELRVQRLRESLIAGENSGQPQSFDREAFERKILHKSMDSERHLQDN; encoded by the coding sequence ATGTCTCAAAATACACCTATATCCCCCATTGATCACTTTGAGGGGCAGGAGTTACGGGTGCAACGCTTGCGGGAATCTCTGATAGCGGGTGAAAACAGTGGGCAACCCCAATCCTTTGACCGCGAAGCGTTTGAGCGCAAAATTCTGCACAAAAGCATGGATAGCGAACGGCATTTGCAAGACAACTAA
- the thiE gene encoding thiamine phosphate synthase has translation MTPNGLYVITDGSTGDTLLSKVEQALHGGAAIVQYRDKTTDQARREQEAAALHSICQQHHALFIINDDVALAKAVQADGVHVGRDDSALTAAREALGTAAIIGVSCYNQLELALSAAEQGADYIAFGSFFPSPTKPNAPRATLELLQEARQQLTLPICAIGGITLDNASDLLANGADMLAVITDVFSSPAIAEQASRYQALIREHSLAQSA, from the coding sequence GTGACACCAAACGGACTCTACGTCATCACCGACGGCTCAACCGGCGACACACTGTTAAGCAAAGTCGAACAAGCCCTGCACGGCGGTGCAGCTATCGTGCAATACCGCGACAAAACCACCGATCAAGCACGGCGCGAACAAGAAGCCGCTGCTTTGCACTCCATCTGCCAGCAACACCACGCACTCTTCATCATCAACGACGATGTGGCATTGGCAAAAGCGGTACAAGCCGACGGTGTACATGTGGGGCGAGACGATTCCGCCCTAACTGCTGCAAGGGAAGCCTTGGGAACAGCCGCGATTATCGGTGTATCCTGCTACAACCAATTAGAGCTGGCACTGAGTGCAGCGGAGCAGGGCGCGGATTACATCGCTTTTGGTAGCTTTTTCCCTTCACCCACCAAACCCAATGCGCCCCGCGCTACGCTGGAATTGCTGCAAGAAGCCCGTCAGCAACTCACGCTACCCATTTGCGCGATCGGTGGTATTACGTTGGACAATGCTTCCGATTTGCTGGCAAACGGCGCGGATATGCTGGCGGTTATCACCGATGTATTCAGTAGCCCGGCGATTGCAGAACAGGCGAGCCGCTATCAGGCACTGATTCGGGAACATAGTCTGGCTCAGTCGGCATAG
- the hemL gene encoding glutamate-1-semialdehyde 2,1-aminomutase, with amino-acid sequence MTRSETLFEQAKHSIPGGVNSPVRAFRSVGGSPRFIARAQGAYMWDADGNRLIDYVGSWGPMVAGHAHPEVVAAVQAAAVDGLSYGAPTALEITMAERICALMPSIDMVRMTSSGTEATMSAIRLARGFTGRDFLVKFEGGYHGHGDSLLVKAGSGALTFGQPSSPGVPAALAQYTLTLDYNNSTQVREVFAARGHEIACIIVEPVSGNMNCIPPVDGFLETLREVCDQSGAVLIFDEVMTGFRVALGGAQQVYGVKPDITTLGKIIGGGMPVGAFGGRRDIMEQLSPLGAVYQAGTLSGNPIAMTAGLKMLEIIARDDFYAELTSKTKYLLEGLQEVADTAGVPFITQHVGGMFGLFFTTESRIDTYAQVTQCNVPQFNRFFHGMLDRGVYLAPSAYEAGFVSNAHSQADLDETIAIAKDVFASL; translated from the coding sequence GTGACCCGTTCTGAAACGTTATTTGAGCAAGCCAAACATTCCATTCCCGGTGGGGTTAATTCCCCGGTACGTGCCTTTCGCAGTGTCGGCGGTTCTCCCCGTTTTATTGCCCGTGCTCAAGGGGCGTATATGTGGGATGCAGACGGCAATCGCCTGATTGATTACGTCGGTTCGTGGGGGCCGATGGTCGCCGGTCACGCGCATCCCGAAGTCGTTGCTGCGGTGCAAGCCGCTGCGGTGGATGGTTTGAGCTACGGTGCGCCCACCGCGTTGGAAATCACTATGGCAGAGCGCATTTGCGCCCTCATGCCGTCGATTGACATGGTGCGCATGACCAGTTCGGGCACGGAAGCCACCATGTCGGCGATTCGCTTGGCGCGTGGTTTTACCGGGCGCGATTTCTTGGTCAAGTTTGAAGGGGGCTATCATGGTCATGGCGACTCGTTGCTGGTGAAAGCCGGTTCGGGTGCATTGACGTTTGGACAACCGAGTTCGCCCGGTGTTCCCGCAGCATTGGCGCAATACACCCTGACGCTTGACTATAACAATAGCACACAGGTGCGCGAAGTGTTCGCGGCGCGTGGGCATGAAATTGCCTGCATTATCGTCGAACCCGTTTCCGGCAATATGAATTGCATCCCGCCTGTCGACGGTTTCCTCGAAACCTTGCGCGAGGTCTGTGATCAGTCGGGTGCGGTGCTGATTTTCGATGAAGTCATGACCGGCTTTCGCGTGGCATTGGGCGGGGCGCAGCAGGTGTATGGCGTTAAACCCGACATTACCACGCTGGGTAAAATCATTGGTGGCGGAATGCCGGTCGGCGCGTTCGGCGGCAGGCGTGACATTATGGAACAGTTGTCGCCGTTGGGCGCGGTGTATCAGGCTGGCACGTTATCCGGCAACCCGATTGCGATGACGGCAGGGTTGAAAATGCTGGAAATCATTGCCCGCGATGATTTTTACGCGGAGTTGACCAGCAAAACCAAGTACTTACTGGAAGGTTTGCAGGAAGTCGCCGACACTGCCGGTGTGCCGTTTATCACCCAGCACGTGGGGGGGATGTTCGGTTTGTTCTTCACCACGGAATCCCGCATTGACACTTACGCGCAAGTGACGCAATGCAATGTTCCACAATTCAACCGCTTTTTCCACGGCATGTTAGACCGGGGCGTGTATCTCGCGCCGTCTGCGTATGAGGCGGGATTTGTTTCCAACGCTCATAGCCAAGCCGATTTGGATGAAACCATCGCCATTGCCAAAGATGTATTTGCCAGCTTATAA
- a CDS encoding serine protease codes for MSLRLLLLLATLWLGVASPSWAENSSSSIYSDVEASVYQVRVINQQTGKKTAIGSAFVVMRPDIIATNYHVVSTYINNPEGDFALDYLSTSGNTGRLELLAVDVLHDLAVLKADTNLGTPLQIAKIPPKGARLYSLGNPMDKGFSIVEGTNNGVMKSSDDNNILFSGSLNSGMSGGPTLDENKNVVGINVATSGNGLSYLVPADYLAIILERLTMTGFQADADIGQRITEQLKSNADKYVQNLQKREWTLQQLGHFKVPMDVTGVVRCWDNSDKPKPDTLMRAYFTQCSNESSIYLDDELEVGTLDYEYVWLDAGEMLPARFYRQYEGLNVSVSASGAGKQDVTDFKCFTDFTLIAGQEFKMTVCRRDYLNYTGLSDLLVTAALVGHKRQGMLFNLDMTGTTFESGMALLRRMLGDFKWQP; via the coding sequence GTGTCGTTAAGACTTTTGCTTTTGTTGGCGACCCTGTGGTTGGGGGTCGCCTCGCCGTCGTGGGCGGAAAACAGTTCTTCTTCCATTTATTCCGATGTGGAAGCGTCGGTGTACCAAGTGCGGGTGATCAATCAGCAAACCGGCAAAAAAACCGCGATTGGCTCGGCGTTTGTGGTGATGCGCCCGGATATTATTGCGACCAATTATCACGTGGTCAGCACCTACATCAATAACCCGGAAGGCGATTTTGCTTTGGATTATTTGTCGACTTCCGGCAATACCGGGCGTTTGGAATTGCTGGCGGTGGATGTGTTGCACGACCTTGCGGTGTTGAAAGCCGACACCAACTTGGGCACACCGTTGCAAATTGCGAAGATTCCACCCAAGGGGGCGCGGTTATATTCTTTGGGCAATCCAATGGATAAGGGCTTTTCAATTGTGGAAGGCACCAATAACGGCGTGATGAAATCCAGCGATGATAACAATATCCTGTTTTCCGGCAGCCTGAATTCCGGGATGAGTGGCGGCCCTACCTTGGATGAGAACAAAAACGTGGTGGGGATCAACGTGGCGACGTCGGGCAATGGCTTGAGTTACCTCGTACCGGCTGACTATTTGGCAATCATTCTGGAACGGCTGACAATGACTGGGTTTCAGGCGGATGCGGATATTGGGCAGCGCATTACCGAGCAGTTGAAAAGCAATGCCGATAAGTACGTGCAAAATTTGCAGAAGCGGGAATGGACGCTTCAGCAACTGGGGCATTTCAAAGTGCCGATGGATGTTACTGGCGTGGTGCGTTGCTGGGATAACAGCGATAAACCCAAACCGGATACCTTAATGCGTGCGTATTTCACCCAGTGCAGCAATGAAAGCAGCATTTATTTGGATGATGAGCTGGAAGTGGGCACCTTGGATTATGAGTACGTGTGGTTGGATGCGGGGGAAATGCTTCCGGCGCGTTTTTACCGCCAATACGAAGGCTTGAACGTCAGCGTTTCCGCCAGCGGTGCGGGCAAGCAAGACGTGACCGATTTCAAATGCTTTACCGATTTTACGCTGATTGCGGGGCAGGAGTTCAAGATGACGGTGTGTCGGCGTGATTACCTCAATTATACCGGGCTGAGTGATTTGCTGGTGACAGCGGCGTTGGTGGGGCATAAGCGCCAGGGGATGCTGTTTAATTTGGACATGACCGGCACGACTTTTGAGAGTGGCATGGCGTTGTTGCGGCGCATGTTGGGGGATTTCAAATGGCAACCATGA
- a CDS encoding FHA domain-containing protein produces the protein MATMILEIQTRGLNQYHRLEQFPVTIGRALDNDVILSDNSVSPYHLRLEQDAKGQVFVHNLSTENGTRLNKHQLGLQPAQAPIPSQLLLGNRRLRLASTAMPVETTHVSRCGGLFTPFCKPVWAALLLLLTLVSLLLNDYLNVPTAKEALFYISGVLPTLLWMIIATLVISGITRAVTHRWEFAPALSVVSLFNLVPMVLQEVSGWLDYFLTSDAPSTWLMTGLSGFVLIPALSYAYVHWVLSQKRLPALGIALVLSALPLGLRAISVLDQVTLANEFSSEPYYHQALSSLNIHANPPLPLETYLQRATDALPAPLVDE, from the coding sequence ATGGCAACCATGATTTTGGAGATCCAAACACGCGGTTTGAATCAATACCACCGTTTGGAGCAGTTCCCGGTAACGATTGGGCGGGCATTGGATAATGATGTGATTCTCTCCGATAACTCGGTGTCGCCCTACCATTTGCGCTTGGAGCAAGACGCTAAGGGGCAGGTATTCGTTCACAATTTGTCGACTGAAAACGGTACGCGTTTGAATAAACACCAGCTTGGGTTGCAGCCCGCGCAAGCGCCGATTCCGAGTCAGTTATTGTTGGGCAATCGCCGCCTGCGGTTAGCATCGACCGCGATGCCGGTGGAAACCACGCACGTGAGCCGTTGCGGGGGGCTTTTTACGCCTTTTTGCAAGCCAGTGTGGGCCGCATTACTGCTGCTATTAACGCTGGTATCGTTGTTGCTGAATGATTATTTGAATGTGCCGACGGCTAAAGAGGCGTTGTTTTACATCAGTGGCGTGTTGCCGACATTGCTGTGGATGATTATTGCGACTTTGGTGATTAGTGGCATTACACGGGCGGTGACGCACCGTTGGGAGTTCGCCCCGGCTTTGAGCGTGGTGTCGCTGTTTAATTTAGTACCGATGGTATTGCAGGAAGTTAGCGGCTGGTTGGACTATTTCCTGACATCGGATGCACCGTCGACATGGTTAATGACAGGTCTGAGCGGTTTTGTGTTGATACCGGCGTTGTCGTATGCCTATGTGCATTGGGTATTGAGTCAGAAACGCTTGCCTGCGTTGGGCATTGCCTTGGTGTTGAGCGCGTTGCCGTTAGGGTTGCGGGCGATTAGCGTGTTGGATCAAGTGACGCTGGCAAATGAGTTTTCCAGCGAGCCGTATTACCATCAGGCGTTGAGTTCGTTGAATATTCACGCGAACCCACCGTTGCCGCTGGAAACGTATTTGCAACGGGCCACCGACGCCTTACCCGCGCCACTGGTAGACGAATAG
- a CDS encoding 16S rRNA (uracil(1498)-N(3))-methyltransferase, translating to MRVPRFYVPQPFAVGQEFVLPDTTFRHAIQVLRLGVDEPFILFNGEGGEYRAQISNVSKRAASVLIDSFSALDTESPLHLTLVQAVIKPDKMDFALQKAVELGVNTIQPLITQRSVIRIGKEQADKKLQHWEGIIIAACEQSGRSRMPEVSAPLTLERWLAMPFTGTRLILAPGNFPRINALPSDLSTPIALVIGPEGGFTDEEVGSCVQAGVMPVSLGPRILRAETASIAALALLQHRFGDL from the coding sequence ATGCGCGTTCCGCGTTTTTATGTGCCGCAACCTTTCGCTGTCGGGCAGGAATTTGTCTTGCCCGACACGACTTTTCGCCATGCCATCCAAGTGTTGCGCTTAGGTGTGGATGAACCATTCATCCTCTTCAACGGTGAAGGTGGGGAATATCGCGCACAGATAAGCAACGTCAGCAAACGTGCTGCATCGGTGCTGATCGACAGTTTTTCCGCACTTGATACCGAATCTCCCCTTCACCTCACCCTCGTGCAAGCGGTTATCAAACCCGACAAGATGGATTTTGCCCTGCAAAAAGCCGTGGAGTTAGGGGTAAATACTATCCAGCCATTGATCACGCAACGTAGCGTCATCCGCATCGGCAAAGAACAGGCGGATAAAAAATTGCAGCATTGGGAAGGAATTATCATCGCGGCTTGCGAACAATCGGGGCGTAGCCGAATGCCGGAAGTGTCAGCACCACTGACACTGGAACGTTGGCTGGCCATGCCGTTTACGGGCACGCGGCTGATTCTCGCCCCCGGTAATTTTCCGCGCATTAATGCCCTGCCCTCGGATTTATCCACCCCGATTGCGCTCGTGATAGGCCCCGAAGGTGGGTTTACCGATGAGGAAGTGGGAAGCTGCGTGCAAGCAGGCGTTATGCCGGTCTCATTGGGGCCACGCATATTGCGCGCGGAAACGGCGAGTATCGCGGCACTGGCATTGCTCCAGCACCGCTTTGGCGATTTATAA
- the metF gene encoding methylenetetrahydrofolate reductase [NAD(P)H] encodes MIDDHHHDHQPDDLVFSFEFFPPKTDKGAENLREVRNQLAALEPRFFSVTYGAGGSTQANTLNTVLEIQRDSGIEAAPHLSCVGSSAEQIRETLDTYRNNGIKHIVALRGDLPSGSRDLGQFRYANELVEFIRKETGDHFNIEVAAYPEMHPQAPNLSVDIDNFVRKVKAGANSAITQYFFNTDAYWHFVDECVKKGVDIPIVPGIMPITNYAQLSRFSDMCGAEIPRWLRKQLETYADDTDAITQFGEEFISLLCENLLETGAPGLHFYTMNRVEPTMSIWKNIGLAD; translated from the coding sequence ATGATTGACGACCATCACCACGATCATCAACCCGATGATCTCGTTTTTAGCTTCGAGTTTTTCCCGCCCAAAACTGACAAAGGCGCGGAAAACTTGCGCGAAGTTCGCAACCAACTAGCAGCATTAGAACCGCGTTTCTTTTCCGTCACTTACGGCGCGGGCGGCTCAACGCAAGCGAATACCTTGAACACCGTGCTAGAAATCCAACGCGATTCTGGCATTGAAGCCGCGCCACACTTGTCGTGCGTGGGTTCGAGTGCCGAACAAATCCGCGAAACGCTGGACACCTACCGCAATAACGGCATCAAGCACATTGTCGCCCTGCGCGGTGATTTGCCGTCCGGTTCACGCGATTTGGGGCAATTCCGCTACGCCAACGAGCTGGTGGAATTTATCCGCAAGGAAACCGGCGACCATTTCAATATCGAAGTGGCAGCCTACCCCGAAATGCACCCGCAAGCCCCGAATCTTAGCGTCGACATCGACAATTTCGTGCGTAAGGTCAAAGCAGGTGCGAACAGCGCGATCACCCAGTATTTTTTCAATACTGACGCGTATTGGCACTTTGTGGATGAATGCGTGAAAAAAGGCGTGGACATTCCCATCGTCCCCGGCATTATGCCGATCACCAATTACGCACAACTGTCGCGTTTTTCGGACATGTGCGGCGCAGAAATTCCGCGCTGGTTGCGCAAGCAACTGGAAACGTATGCGGATGATACCGATGCGATTACCCAATTTGGCGAGGAATTCATCAGCCTGCTGTGTGAAAACTTGCTGGAAACGGGTGCGCCCGGCTTGCATTTTTACACCATGAATCGGGTCGAACCGACCATGAGCATTTGGAAAAACATCGGGTTAGCGGATTAA